The DNA sequence CGAGGCCCGCGCCCAGTGCGCGGAGGTGCCGGACGTGGTGGTGGCCTGCGTGGGCGGCGGGTCGAACGCGGCGGGGACGTTCGCGGGGTTCGTGGACACTCCGGCCCGGCTGGTCGGCGTGGAGGCGGCCGGCGGCGCGGCGGTCGACAAGGGCAAGCTCGGCGTCCTGCACGGGTTCATGTCCCACTTCCTGCAGGACGAGGACAGCCAGGTGCTCGAAGCACACTCGATCTCGGCCGGGCTCGACTACCCGGGTGTCGGACCGGAGCACGTGCACCTCGCCGAGACCGGGCGCGTGCGGTACACGAGCGTGACCGACGAGCAGGCGTTGCGGGCGTTGAAGCTCCTCACCCGCACCGAGGGCATCCTGCCGGCGCTCGAGTCGGCGCACGCCCTGGCGTGGGTGGTGGACGCCGCCGCGACCGGTGAGCTGGCGGCCGGGTCGACGGTGCTGGTCACGTTGTCCGGCCGCGGTGACAAGGACATCCAGCAGATCAGGGAGCACCTGGGATGAGCGTGGGACTGGGCTTGCGGGCCGACGGGCGTCGGCTGTTGATCCCGTACGTGATGGCGGGGGTCGTGCCGGACTGGCTCGACCTGGTCCGGGGCGTGGTGGAGGCCGGGGCGGACGCGGTGGAGATCGGCCTGCCGTTCTCCGACCCGATGCTGGACGGGCCGACGGTGCAGCGGGCCTCCGCGCTGTCCGCCGGTCGGGGCGGTCGGCCGGGACCGCTGCTGGACGAACTGGCCGGGCTCGACCTGGACGTGCCGCTGGTCGTCATGACGTACGCGAACGTGGCTATGACGTTGGCGCCGGAACGCGGCGTCGGCGGGTTCGTCGACCACCTCGCGGCGGTGGGTGTGCGGGGTGTGATCGTGCCGGACCTGCCGTTGGAGGAGTCGGCGGAGTACCGGGCCCGTGCGGCGGAGGCCGGGGTGGACGCGGTGCTGCTGGTCGCGCCCGCGTGCGGTGACGACCGGTGCCGTGAAATCGCGCGGGCGTCGTCCGGGTTCGTGTACTGCATGAGCTCCATGCAGATCACCGGTGAACGGGCCGACCTCGCCCAGACGGCCCGTGAGACCGCGCGGCGGGTGAAGGGCATGACCGAGCTGCCCGTGGTGACCGGTTTCGGCATCTCCACGGTGCAGCACGCGGTGGAGGCGTGCGCGGACGCGGACGGCATCGTGATCGCTTCGGTGCTGATGCGGATGCTGGTCGACGGCGCGCCCGTCGCCCAGGTCGTGGAGGAGGTGGCCACGTTCCGCCGGGCGCTATCCTCCGTGCAGCACTCCCCGGTCGGGGGCTGACGGTCGGAGGGTCCACCGGTGAACGACGGGCGGCGCACGGGCCGCGAGTACGAGTCGCGGGTGCCCAAGTACCTGGCGATCTACCGGGTGCTCGCCGACCGGATCACCACCGGCCGCTACCCGGCGGACACGCCGCTGCCCGCGCAGCGCGAGCTGGCCGACGAGTTCGCCGTCTCGTTGATGACCGTCCGGCAGGCGATCCAGGCGCTGGAGGCCGACGGGCTGCTGGAGACCCGGCACGGTGTCGGCACGTTCGTGCGGCAGCCCGCGTTCGCCTACGACCTCACCGGGTTGCGGAGCCTGTCGCAGGACCTGATCGAGCAGGGTATCGAGCTGGAGACCGAGGTGCTGGACGCTCAGGTCGTCGTGCCGCCGGAGGACGTGAGCGCCCGGTTGGGTGTCGGCGCGGACGGCCGGGCGCTGGCGGTCAAGCGGCTGCGCAGCACCCGGTCGGTTCCGCTGCTGCTGCAGACGTCGTACCTGCCGGAGGCCATCGGGGCGCGGATCGACCCGGACGACCTGCGCCGCCGGTCGCTGTACCTGCTGCTGCAGGACATGGGACAGCCGGTGCGCGAGGCGAGCGAGACGATCCGGGCCGTGGCGCTGTCCGCGGCGCAGGCTCGTGCGCTCAAGCGCGAACCGGGTTCACCGGCCCTGCTGAGCATCCGGCTCAGCCGGA is a window from the Saccharothrix saharensis genome containing:
- a CDS encoding GntR family transcriptional regulator, translated to MNDGRRTGREYESRVPKYLAIYRVLADRITTGRYPADTPLPAQRELADEFAVSLMTVRQAIQALEADGLLETRHGVGTFVRQPAFAYDLTGLRSLSQDLIEQGIELETEVLDAQVVVPPEDVSARLGVGADGRALAVKRLRSTRSVPLLLQTSYLPEAIGARIDPDDLRRRSLYLLLQDMGQPVREASETIRAVALSAAQARALKREPGSPALLSIRLSRSEDGTPLVDDRALLVGDTVITAERAVTGTNFAYEHH
- the trpA gene encoding tryptophan synthase subunit alpha — translated: MSVGLGLRADGRRLLIPYVMAGVVPDWLDLVRGVVEAGADAVEIGLPFSDPMLDGPTVQRASALSAGRGGRPGPLLDELAGLDLDVPLVVMTYANVAMTLAPERGVGGFVDHLAAVGVRGVIVPDLPLEESAEYRARAAEAGVDAVLLVAPACGDDRCREIARASSGFVYCMSSMQITGERADLAQTARETARRVKGMTELPVVTGFGISTVQHAVEACADADGIVIASVLMRMLVDGAPVAQVVEEVATFRRALSSVQHSPVGG